A genome region from Bordetella genomosp. 10 includes the following:
- a CDS encoding threo-3-hydroxy-L-aspartate ammonia-lyase, whose product MTIPSLADVRTAAATLAGVAHRTPVLTSATLDERLGAQVFFKCEQFQRMGAFKFRGAYNAISQLTAAQRQAGVLTYSSGNHAQATALSARLLGAPALILMPHDSARAKVDATRGYGAEVIFYDRFEVDRDELGRRLCAERGLTMIPPYDDPAIVAGQGTAALELLEDAPGLDIVIASLGGGGLLSGTAVAARGLLPDCRVVGVEPTAGDDGLQSLRAGRIVRIAPPRGLPEGALATHVGALNFEVMRALVDDVVTVDDDQIVAALQFFAQRMKLVVEPTGAMPLAALLAARLPVRGKRVGVVISGGNVDLARLSTLLAMPVAAA is encoded by the coding sequence ATGACCATACCTTCCCTCGCGGACGTGCGCACGGCCGCCGCAACCCTGGCCGGGGTGGCGCATCGCACGCCGGTGCTGACGTCGGCGACTCTCGATGAACGGCTGGGCGCGCAAGTCTTTTTCAAGTGCGAGCAATTCCAGCGCATGGGCGCGTTCAAGTTCCGCGGCGCCTACAACGCCATATCGCAATTGACCGCGGCGCAACGGCAAGCGGGCGTGCTGACGTATTCGTCCGGCAACCATGCCCAGGCCACGGCCTTGAGCGCCCGGCTGCTCGGCGCGCCCGCGCTGATCCTGATGCCGCACGATTCGGCGCGGGCCAAGGTCGACGCCACGCGCGGCTACGGCGCCGAGGTCATTTTCTACGACCGTTTCGAGGTGGACCGCGACGAGCTGGGACGCCGGCTATGCGCCGAGCGCGGCCTGACCATGATCCCGCCGTATGACGATCCCGCCATCGTCGCCGGACAGGGCACCGCCGCGCTGGAGTTGCTGGAGGACGCGCCCGGCCTGGACATCGTCATCGCCAGTCTCGGCGGCGGCGGCCTGCTGTCCGGCACGGCCGTCGCGGCGCGCGGGCTGCTGCCGGACTGCCGCGTCGTCGGCGTGGAACCCACGGCCGGCGACGACGGCCTGCAATCCTTGCGGGCGGGCAGGATCGTGCGCATCGCGCCGCCGCGCGGCCTGCCCGAGGGCGCGCTGGCGACGCACGTCGGCGCCCTCAATTTCGAGGTGATGCGGGCCTTGGTCGACGACGTGGTGACGGTGGACGACGACCAGATCGTCGCCGCCCTGCAATTCTTCGCGCAACGCATGAAGCTGGTGGTCGAACCCACCGGCGCCATGCCGCTGGCCGCCTTGCTGGCGGCCCGGCTGCCCGTGCGGGGCAAGCGGGTGGGGGTGGTGATCAGCGGCGGCAACGTCGACCTCGCGCGCCTGTCCACGCTGCTGGCGATGCCCGTTGCCGCGGCTTGA
- a CDS encoding amino acid aminotransferase: MSELFSGIPSAPLDPIMRLFEAYNADPSDRKLNLVVGVYTDAEGRIPVLRAVRQAEDDWVAQGRPKNYRPIEGTPGYRQGVQALLFGADSEVVRTRRATTLQSVGGTGALKIGADVLKRIAPDATVAISAPSWENHRALFEAAGFPVVEYPYYDPAAHAVRFDAMVDFLRRLPQGSIVVLHACCHNPTGNDLDAAQWRTIVDVCTERKLTPFVDIAYQGFGDGLAEDALAVRLFAEAGRDFFVASSFSKSFSLYGERVGAVTIVCADPADTPRVEALAKRLVRTNYSNPPTHGAAIVETVLQTPALRRSWEDELESMRTRIRDMRLRLAQGLASRAPGRSFQFIVDQKGMFSYSGLGAEEIGRLRTEDGIYALDTGRICVAALNDGNIDRVVDAIGRVLRAG, encoded by the coding sequence ATGAGCGAACTTTTTTCGGGCATACCCAGCGCGCCGCTGGATCCGATCATGCGGCTGTTCGAGGCCTACAACGCCGACCCGAGCGATCGCAAGCTCAACCTGGTGGTCGGCGTCTATACCGACGCCGAGGGCCGCATTCCGGTCCTGCGCGCGGTCCGTCAGGCCGAGGACGACTGGGTCGCCCAGGGACGGCCCAAGAATTATCGTCCGATCGAGGGCACTCCCGGCTACCGGCAGGGCGTGCAGGCCTTGCTGTTCGGCGCGGATTCGGAAGTCGTCCGGACCCGGCGCGCGACGACCCTGCAAAGCGTGGGCGGCACCGGCGCCCTGAAAATAGGCGCGGACGTGCTCAAGCGTATCGCGCCCGACGCCACCGTCGCGATCAGCGCGCCCAGTTGGGAGAATCACCGCGCGCTATTCGAGGCGGCCGGTTTTCCCGTGGTGGAGTATCCGTACTACGACCCCGCCGCTCATGCCGTGCGATTCGACGCCATGGTGGACTTCCTGCGGCGCCTGCCCCAGGGCAGCATCGTGGTCCTGCATGCCTGCTGCCACAATCCCACCGGCAACGATCTCGATGCGGCGCAGTGGCGCACGATCGTGGACGTCTGCACCGAGCGCAAGCTGACGCCCTTTGTCGACATCGCCTACCAGGGCTTTGGCGACGGGCTGGCCGAGGACGCGTTGGCCGTGCGGCTTTTCGCCGAGGCCGGGCGCGACTTCTTCGTCGCCAGCTCTTTCTCCAAATCGTTTTCACTCTATGGCGAGCGCGTCGGCGCCGTGACCATCGTCTGCGCCGACCCCGCGGACACGCCTCGCGTCGAGGCCCTGGCCAAGCGGCTGGTGCGCACCAACTATTCCAATCCTCCCACGCACGGCGCCGCCATCGTCGAGACGGTGTTGCAAACGCCGGCCCTGCGGCGGTCGTGGGAGGACGAGCTCGAATCCATGCGCACGCGAATCCGGGACATGCGCCTGCGGCTGGCGCAAGGCCTGGCGAGCAGGGCGCCCGGGCGTTCGTTCCAGTTCATCGTCGACCAGAAGGGCATGTTCTCGTATTCCGGGCTGGGCGCCGAGGAAATAGGGCGGTTGCGGACCGAGGACGGGATTTATGCCCTGGATACGGGGCGCATCTGCGTGGCCGCGCTGAACGACGGCAACATCGATCGCGTCGTCGACGCGATCGGGCGCGTGCTGCGCGCCGGCTGA
- a CDS encoding hydroxyacid dehydrogenase — MAASKLVVRFDLWIDPAFDAGLARDPEISLRVAAVRGAREDAWALLREARVYHVSPARNELPAHWLADEPLLRQCPGLLCVSSGGAGHDTVDVQACTRAGVVVVNQAGGNAAAVAEHALGLMIAVSRRIAESDRKLRGLRGFSRESVMGHEIGGKVLGLVGIGHAGTRTAALARAFGMQVLAFDPLLSTAQVEARGARAVDFSTLLRVSDIVSLHCPRDAATQGMFDAAAFAAMKPGALFISTARGGIHDEGALHAALAGGHLAGAGLDVWEPEPPPLDHPLLALDNVVATFHTAGVTHEGRRNVAAMGAEQIVDLLNGGRPARLVNPEVWPLYARRYRDTYGRAPD, encoded by the coding sequence GTGGCTGCAAGCAAACTCGTCGTTCGTTTCGATCTATGGATCGATCCCGCCTTCGACGCGGGCCTGGCCCGCGACCCGGAGATATCCCTGCGCGTCGCCGCCGTGCGGGGCGCTCGGGAAGACGCCTGGGCGCTGCTGCGCGAGGCGCGCGTCTATCACGTCTCGCCCGCGCGCAACGAGCTGCCCGCGCACTGGCTGGCCGATGAACCCTTGTTGCGCCAGTGCCCCGGCCTGCTTTGCGTTTCTTCCGGCGGCGCCGGCCACGACACCGTCGACGTGCAGGCCTGCACGCGCGCCGGCGTCGTGGTGGTCAACCAGGCCGGCGGCAATGCCGCCGCCGTCGCGGAGCATGCCCTGGGCCTGATGATCGCGGTGTCGCGCCGCATCGCCGAGTCCGACCGCAAGCTGCGCGGCTTGCGCGGTTTTTCGCGCGAATCGGTGATGGGGCACGAGATAGGCGGCAAGGTGCTGGGCCTGGTCGGCATCGGTCACGCAGGCACGCGAACCGCGGCGCTGGCGCGCGCCTTCGGCATGCAGGTGCTCGCCTTCGATCCCTTGCTGAGCACGGCGCAGGTCGAGGCGCGCGGCGCCCGCGCGGTGGACTTCTCGACCTTGCTGCGGGTGTCCGACATCGTCTCCTTGCACTGCCCGCGGGACGCCGCCACCCAGGGCATGTTCGATGCGGCCGCTTTCGCCGCCATGAAGCCCGGCGCGCTGTTCATCAGCACGGCGCGCGGCGGCATCCACGACGAGGGCGCGCTGCACGCGGCGCTGGCCGGCGGCCATCTTGCGGGCGCCGGCCTGGACGTCTGGGAGCCGGAACCGCCGCCCCTGGACCATCCGCTCCTGGCCCTGGATAACGTGGTGGCGACCTTCCATACCGCCGGCGTCACCCACGAAGGCCGGCGCAACGTCGCCGCAATGGGGGCCGAGCAGATCGTCGACCTTTTAAATGGCGGCCGGCCGGCGCGCCTGGTCAATCCTGAAGTCTGGCCCTTGTACGCGCGACGCTATCGCGACACCTACGGCCGCGCGCCGGATTGA
- a CDS encoding ornithine cyclodeaminase family protein: MEFIPEARSAELISHELAYDAIRDALIAAADPDSVVFPAVIAHGSDRANRFSVKAGATRATAGVKMGFNWPSNKALGMPSHNSIIVIFDQSVGRITAVIEAGVVNAYRTSAADAVAVDALARPDARCLTVFGAGNQAGYECLALARIRPIEEIRVVNRDAEEARIFVERLARHGLRATLAEAEEGCRAADIIVTATPSRAPLFEAAWVRPGAHVSTMGADSQGKQEAPVALLERASLFCDLPEQSTRIGELQHLAGPIAAGDKPLTAVGRVLAGTAPGRQSDEEITLFDSSGIALQDLYIGERILAAHHGR, encoded by the coding sequence ATGGAATTCATCCCCGAGGCGCGTTCCGCCGAACTGATTTCCCACGAGCTGGCCTATGACGCCATCCGCGACGCGTTGATTGCCGCGGCCGATCCCGACAGCGTGGTGTTTCCCGCCGTCATCGCGCATGGTTCCGACCGGGCCAATCGCTTTTCGGTCAAGGCGGGGGCCACTCGCGCCACGGCGGGCGTCAAGATGGGTTTCAACTGGCCGTCGAACAAAGCGCTGGGCATGCCGAGCCACAACTCCATCATCGTGATCTTCGATCAATCGGTGGGGCGTATCACGGCGGTCATCGAAGCCGGGGTGGTCAACGCCTACCGCACCTCCGCCGCCGACGCCGTGGCCGTCGACGCCCTGGCGCGGCCGGACGCCAGATGCCTCACCGTATTCGGCGCGGGGAACCAGGCGGGCTATGAATGTCTCGCGCTCGCGCGCATCCGGCCGATCGAGGAAATCCGCGTCGTCAACCGCGATGCCGAGGAGGCGCGGATCTTCGTCGAGCGGCTGGCCAGGCATGGGCTGCGCGCGACCTTGGCGGAGGCGGAGGAGGGCTGCCGCGCGGCCGACATCATCGTCACCGCCACGCCTTCCCGCGCGCCGCTGTTCGAGGCGGCCTGGGTGCGTCCCGGCGCCCACGTGTCGACCATGGGCGCGGATTCCCAGGGCAAACAGGAGGCGCCGGTGGCCTTGCTGGAGCGTGCGTCGCTGTTCTGCGACCTGCCGGAGCAGTCCACGCGCATCGGCGAATTGCAGCATCTGGCGGGGCCGATCGCCGCGGGCGACAAGCCGCTTACCGCCGTGGGGCGCGTCCTGGCCGGCACGGCGCCGGGGCGGCAATCCGATGAGGAGATCACGCTATTCGACAGCTCCGGCATTGCCTTGCAGGATCTCTACATCGGCGAGCGCATTCTCGCCGCGCACCATGGGCGCTGA
- a CDS encoding Bug family tripartite tricarboxylate transporter substrate binding protein — MRTFTKRLAMLAAAAVVALPVGAATAQSNYPAKPIYIVSSFPPGSISDTLSRVVGEKMGRDLGQSVVVENKPGANGAVGAIYVARAKPDGYTLLMGTNSINAINPSLFKQLNYAPEKDFAPIGMVAEIPAVLVARKGYASGDLAATLADARKRGATMSIATGTATAQVAAAMLGKKAGVKVLNVPYRGEPLGLTDLLGGQVDLMILNLPVAYSYIKNGQIKGLAILADKRAPALPDLPSISESLPGFSIPTGWNALFAPAGTPPAIVQKLAASLAQALKQDDVRKQIEAAPGTMVSFLAPDALTARVEADTRQWAEMIRAAGIEPQ, encoded by the coding sequence GTGCGTACTTTTACCAAACGGCTGGCCATGCTGGCCGCGGCGGCGGTCGTCGCCCTGCCGGTGGGGGCCGCGACGGCCCAGTCGAATTATCCGGCCAAGCCCATCTATATCGTGTCCAGCTTTCCGCCGGGCTCCATCTCGGACACGCTGTCGCGCGTCGTCGGCGAGAAGATGGGGCGGGACCTGGGGCAGTCCGTCGTGGTCGAGAACAAGCCAGGCGCCAATGGGGCGGTCGGGGCCATTTACGTGGCGCGGGCGAAGCCTGACGGCTACACCCTGCTCATGGGCACCAATTCGATCAATGCGATCAATCCCAGCCTGTTCAAGCAACTGAACTACGCGCCGGAAAAGGATTTCGCGCCGATAGGGATGGTGGCGGAGATTCCCGCGGTGCTGGTGGCGCGCAAGGGTTACGCCAGCGGCGACCTGGCGGCGACGCTCGCCGATGCACGCAAACGCGGCGCGACGATGAGCATCGCCACCGGCACGGCGACGGCGCAGGTGGCGGCCGCGATGCTGGGCAAGAAGGCGGGCGTCAAGGTGTTGAACGTTCCCTATCGCGGCGAGCCGCTGGGCTTGACGGATCTGCTGGGCGGCCAGGTGGACCTGATGATCCTCAACCTGCCCGTCGCCTATTCGTACATCAAGAACGGGCAGATCAAGGGATTGGCGATCCTGGCCGATAAGCGCGCGCCCGCGCTGCCGGACTTGCCCTCGATCAGCGAAAGCCTGCCCGGTTTTTCCATCCCGACGGGATGGAACGCGCTGTTCGCGCCGGCCGGGACGCCGCCCGCCATCGTGCAAAAGCTGGCGGCCAGCCTGGCGCAGGCCTTGAAGCAGGACGACGTGCGCAAGCAGATCGAGGCCGCGCCGGGCACCATGGTGTCCTTCCTCGCGCCCGATGCCCTTACCGCCCGCGTCGAAGCCGACACCCGGCAATGGGCGGAGATGATCCGCGCGGCGGGCATCGAACCGCAATAA